In Rutidosis leptorrhynchoides isolate AG116_Rl617_1_P2 chromosome 2, CSIRO_AGI_Rlap_v1, whole genome shotgun sequence, one genomic interval encodes:
- the LOC139888651 gene encoding uncharacterized protein: MVGVLLKLGSINIVLEKITNQHYYEVECFNTVVDMQIQELGDRFNESSTELLTCMATLNPRDSFSLFDSKKLKRLCELYPKDFTSSEMIELEVELDMYYHNVRNDQKFATLIGISDLARLMVETRKHLSFPLVYRLLKLALVLPVATATVERCFSAMKIVKSNLRNRIGEEFLNSCVICAVEREVLANVKDEDVIQRFKDMRFRKGIV; encoded by the coding sequence ATGGTAGGCGTTTTGTTAAAGCTTGGTTCGATAAATATAGTTCTTGAAAAGATCACTAATCAACATTATTATGAGGTTGAGTGTTTTAACACCGTTGTGGATATGCAAATTCAAGAGCTTGGTGATCGTTTTAACGAATCTAGTACCGAGTTACTTACTTGTATGGCGACGTTGAATCCACGTGATTCATTTTCATTGTTTGATTCAAAGAAGTTAAAAAGGTTGTGTGAATTATATCCTAAAGATTTTACTAGTTCGGAGATGATTGAGCTTGAAGTAGAACTTGACATGTACTATCATAATGTCCGAAATGAtcaaaaatttgctaccttgattgGTATTTCTGACCTTGCTAGATTGATGGTGGAAACAAGAAAacatctatcttttcctttggtttATCGGTTATTAAAGCTAGCATTAGTTTTGCCCGTTGCCACCGCAACGGTTGAAAGATGTTTTTCGGCAATGAAAATTGTAAAGTCTAATTTGCGCAATCGTATCGGGGAGGAGTTTTTAAATTCTTGTGTAATTTGTGCGGTTGAAAGAGAAGTTCTCGCAAATGTTAAAGACGAAGATGTAATTCAACGTTTCAAAGATATGCGTTTTCGTAAAGGAATTGTGTAG
- the LOC139891760 gene encoding histone H3.2-like has protein sequence MARTKQTARKSTGGKAPRKQLATKAARKSAPATGGVKKPHRFRPGTVALREIRKYQKSTELLIRKLPFQRLVREIAQDFKTDLRFQSSAVAALQEASEAYLVGLFEDTNLCAIHAKRVTIMPKDMQLARRIRGERA, from the coding sequence ATGGCTCGTACAAAGCAAACCGCTAGAAAATCAACCGGAGGAAAGGCACCGAGAAAGCAACTAGCAACCAAAGCTGCTCGGAAATCAGCCCCCGCCACCGGAGGAGTGAAGAAACCGCACAGATTCAGGCCAGGAACTGTTGCACTAAGAGAGATCCGGAAGTATCAAAAGAGTACCGAACTGTTGATCCGTAAACTTCCGTTTCAGAGACTAGTGAGAGAAATCGCACAGGATTTTAAAACTGATTTGAGGTTTCAAAGCAGTGCTGTTGCTGCATTACAAGAAGCATCTGAAGCTTATTTGGTTGGATTGTTTGAAGATACGAATCTGTGTGCGATTCATGCTAAAAGAGTTACCATCATGCCTAAGGATATGCAGTTGGCTCGAAGAATTAGAGGTGAAAGAGCTTAG